The genomic stretch CAAAGTTGCCCAAGAAATCGGAAGTACAGTTGTTGTTAAATCCCAGGTTTTATCAGGTAAGAGGGGTAAAGGTGGCGGCATTAAGTTTGCCGACAATGCAGAAGAGGCCCGCGCTGCCGCTGAAGAAATTTTGGGCATGACAGTTCAGGGGTATAAAGTTGAAACCCTTTTGGTAGAAGAAAAGCTTCAAATTGATAAAGAATTATATTTGTCTATTACTGTAGACACTTCTGCTAAAATGCCGGTAATTATTGCTTCAGCTGAAGGCGGCATGGAGATTGAAGATGTTGCTGAAGAAAATATAATGAAGAAGCATATTGACCCGCTAGTAGGCTTTAGCCCTTATTTGGGCAGAGAAACTGCCCGCCGCCTGGGACTTACCGGACCATTAGCTAAAGAAGCTAATAAACTTATGGCCGGCTTGGTTAAGATGTTCAAGGAAAAGGACGCCGAGCTGGTAGAAATCAACCCGCTGGTAATCAGTGGCGATAGATTAATAGCCGCCGACTCCAAAGTAACCATTGATGATGATGCTTTATTCAGGCAAAAAGAAGCACCCGTGGTTGAAGAGCGCACGGAAACTGAAAAAAAGGCACACGAATTGGGATTAGCATTTGTAGAATTGGGTGGAGACATTGCCATTATGGCTAACGGTGCCGGAATGGCGATGGGAACATTAGACACAATTTCTTACTACGGCGGCTCCCCTGCGAACTTCTTAGATGCTGGCGGCGGTACAGGTATGGAAGAAACCGCGCAGGCTCTAGAGCTTTTGCTGGCAAATAAACCGAAGGCTGTTTTTATCAACATTTTTGGTGGCATTACCAGGTGTGATGACGTTGCCAATGCATTTCTCAAGGTTAAACAATCCAGAGAAATTCCTGTCCCTGTTGTGATTCGCATGGTCGGTACAAATGAAGAAGAAGCTATTAAACTTTTAAGTGAGAATGGCATTGAGGCCTATAAAGTAATGCATGAAGCAGCTCAAAAAGTTGTAGAACTGGCTAAAGCTTAAAAAACTTAGAAAAGGAGGTTGTTGACCAGTGGCCATTATTATTGATGAGAACACTCAAGTTGCTGTACAAGGAATGACCGGAAACCAGGGTAGATTCCATACCAAGCAGATGCTAGCCTATGGAACAAAAATAGTAGCCGGAATATCCCCCGGAAAAGGCGGCCAGGAAGTGGAAGGGGTACCGGTTTATGATACCATGACAGCTGCCGCAAAAGATCACCGTATTGATGCTTCGGTATTGTTTATTCCCGCACCTTTTGCTAAAGATGCTGCATTTGAAGCAATTGATGCTGGAGCTAAAGTTCTTGTGGGCGTTCCCGAGCATATTCCCGTCCATGATGAAATGGAAATCGTCAATTATGCTAAAAGTAAGGGAGTCGTAGTTGTTGGACCTAATAGTTTCGGTATTGTATCTTCCGGCAAGTGTAAAATAGGCATACCGCCCAATCAATTCTTTACAGAAGGTCAAGTTGGCGTTGTTGCCCGCAGCGGGACCCTCACTTATGAAATAGTAGGAAACCTGGCTATGAACGGTTTGGGTCAAAGTACTGTTGTTGGTCTAGGTGGTGACCGGGCAGTTGGTCTGTCTTTTGTGGACGTATTAAAGAAATTTGAACAGGATCCTCAAACCAAAGCTATTGTAATGGTTGGTGAAATTGGCGGCAATGCTGAAGAGCAGGCAGCTGAATTCATTAAAGACAATATGAGCAAGCCTGTTGTTGCTTATATTGCCGGTAAGAGCGCGCCCCCTGGAAAGAGAATGGGACATGCCGGTGCTATTATTGAGCGCGGCAAGGGAACATTCGACGGCAAAGTAGCAGCTTTGCAGGAAGTCGGTGTACAAGTAGCTGCATTACCCTTTGAGGTACCTGGATTGTTGAAAAAGGTACTGTAAAAAGAAAGGAGGAACAGCCTTGTTCGAAAATGACAAGCTGGAAAAAATCCAGGCTGGCGAGAAGGCATACAAAGAAAAGCTGGATAAGTTGACTCAAAAGCGCCCTGAGCGTAGGCCTGAGTTTAAAACTGATTCGGAAATTGTTATTAAGCCTGTCTATAGCCCCAGCGATATTGCTGATTTTGACTTTGAGGATAAACTAAATTTCCCTGGAAGTTACCCTTACACCCGCGGTGTCCAGCCCAATATGTACCGGGGACGGCATTGGACCATGAGGCAGTATGCCGGGTTTGGATCAGCGGAGGAAACCAATAAGCGTTTTCGTTACCTGTTGGATCAAGGACAAACTGGATTAAGTACTGCTTTTGACCTGCCCACTCAGATTGGTTATGACTCCGATCATCAGCTGGCTAAAGGTGAAGTGGGTAAGGTTGGGGTTGCCATTGACTCTTTATTGGACATGGAGACTCTGCTTGATAATATCCCTTTGGATAAGGTAAGTACTTCCATGACCATTAATGCTCCCGCCGCTATTTTATTGGCCATGTATATTGCGGTGGCTGAAAAGCAGGGTGTTAGTCAGGATCAAATCCGCGGTACTATCCAAAATGACGTTATCAAAGAATATATGGCGCGCGGTACGTATATATTGCCCCCTGAGCCGTCAATGCGCTTGATCACTGACATTTTTGCCTATTGTGCTGAACATGTTCCTAATTGGAATACTATCAGCATTAGCGGTTATCACATTCGTGAAGCCGGTGCCACTGCTGTACAGGAAATCGCCTTTACTATTGCTGACGGTTTGGCATACGTTAAGGCAGCTATTGATGTGGGGCTGGATGTGGACAAATTTGCACCACGTCTTAGTTTCTTCTTTAACGCTCATCTTAATTTCTTTGAGGAAGTTGCTAAGTTCCGTGCTGCACGGCGCATTTGGGCTAAATTAATGAAAGAGCGTTTCGGTGCTGAGAATCCTAAATCCTTGATGCTGCGCTTCCATACCCAGACAGCGGGCGTTTCACTGACCGCCCAGCAGCCTGATGTTAATATTATGCGTACTGCATATGAGGCCCTTTCCGCTGTTCTAGGCGGCACTAACTCTCTGCACACCAATTCCCGGGATGAGGCACTGGCGTTGCCCAGTGAGGAGTCTGTACTGATTGCTCTGCGGACACAGCAGGTTATTGGATACGAGATTGGTGTTACTGATACCGTTGACCCGTTGGGTGGTTCCTTCTTTATTGAGAAGCTCACCAATGATATCGAAGAGAAGGCATTGGAGTATATTCAAAAGATTGATGACATGGGCGGAGCTCCGGACGCCATTGAATTTATGCAGAAAGAAATTCATCAGAGTGCTTACAAATATCAGAAAGAAGTAGAAAGCGGCGAAAAAGTGGTTATCGGCGTTAATAAGTTCCAGATGGAAAGCCCGCCGCCTGAGGGACTGCTGAAAGTTGATCCAGAAGTTGGTAAGCGTCAGAAAGATAAGTTGGAGAAGCTTCGCAGTGAGCGTGATAACGATAAAGTTAAAACAATGCTTGAGGATATACGTAAAGCTGCTCATACCACTGATAACCTCTTGCCGTACTTCGTTGAAGCAGTAAAAGCGTACGCTACTTTAGGCGAAATATGTGGCGTTTTGCGGGAAGAGTTTGGAGAATACCAGCAGCAAATTGTTTTCTAGCTTTGCCTTAAGGAGGAGAAGTAAATGAGCGAAAAGCTTCGCGTGCTGGTGGCCAAACCCGGGTTAGACGGTCATGACAGGGGAGCAAAAGTTATTGCTCAGGCTCTGCGTGACGCAGGAATGGAAGTTATTTACACTGGGTTAAGGCAAACACCCCAGCAAATAGTTGAGGCAGCCTTGCAGGAAGATGTTCAGGTTGTCGCCCTTAGTTGTCTTTCTGGTGCCCACTTAGACCTTTTCCCCGAGGTTGTAAGCGGTCTGAAAGCACAAAATGCTTCAGATATACTGGTACTGGGTGGGGGCATTATACCGGACGATGATATTCCGGCATTAAAGGAATCCGGTGTTGATGCAGTTTTCGGTCCCGGGACTACCACCACTGTCATTATTGACTACATTAAGGAAAAAGCCAAAGTTAGTTAAGTTTAGTTATCTAATCCCGCGGGAGGTTTTGATACCTGCCGCGGGGTTTAAATAATGCTAGGGAATAATACTGATCATGAATGATATGAAAAAGCGTTTTCTTGTGCAGAATTAGATAAGGGGGGAAGACAATGATCAAGAAAATTGACCACATTGGCATCGCGGTAAAGGATATGGATGCATCTTTAAAGTTCTACGAAGAAGTACTGGGAATGAAAGCGGAAGGTACAGAAGTTGTAGAAGAGCAGAAAGTAAAGACGGCATTTATTCCTACTGGCGAAAGTGAAGTGGAATTGCTTGAGAGCACCTCTCCTGACGGCCCCATTGCAAAATACATCGAGAAAAAGGGCGAGGGTATTCAGCACATTGCTTACAGGGTAGACGATATTGAGAAGGCCCTCGAAGAGTTAAAAGCTAAGGGCGTAAAACTCATTGATGAAAAGCCCCGCAGGGGAGCTGGTGGAGCTAAAATTGCGTTCCTCCATCCTAAGGCAACATTTGGGACGCTGGTGGAGCTGTGTGAACGCGATTAATGATAGGAGGTCTGGAAGACAATGAGTATGCAGGAAAAATTTGACCAGCTTAAGCAATTAAGAGAGACCGTCGAGGCAGGCGGTGGAGAAAAGCGCGTTGATAAGCAGCATAAGGCCGGCAAATTGACAGCCAGAGAACGTTTGGAACAGTTTTTTGA from Bacillota bacterium encodes the following:
- the sucC gene encoding ADP-forming succinate--CoA ligase subunit beta; the protein is MKLFEYMGKELFAQYGVTVPKGRVVTSPEEAAKVAQEIGSTVVVKSQVLSGKRGKGGGIKFADNAEEARAAAEEILGMTVQGYKVETLLVEEKLQIDKELYLSITVDTSAKMPVIIASAEGGMEIEDVAEENIMKKHIDPLVGFSPYLGRETARRLGLTGPLAKEANKLMAGLVKMFKEKDAELVEINPLVISGDRLIAADSKVTIDDDALFRQKEAPVVEERTETEKKAHELGLAFVELGGDIAIMANGAGMAMGTLDTISYYGGSPANFLDAGGGTGMEETAQALELLLANKPKAVFINIFGGITRCDDVANAFLKVKQSREIPVPVVIRMVGTNEEEAIKLLSENGIEAYKVMHEAAQKVVELAKA
- the sucD gene encoding succinate--CoA ligase subunit alpha, whose protein sequence is MAIIIDENTQVAVQGMTGNQGRFHTKQMLAYGTKIVAGISPGKGGQEVEGVPVYDTMTAAAKDHRIDASVLFIPAPFAKDAAFEAIDAGAKVLVGVPEHIPVHDEMEIVNYAKSKGVVVVGPNSFGIVSSGKCKIGIPPNQFFTEGQVGVVARSGTLTYEIVGNLAMNGLGQSTVVGLGGDRAVGLSFVDVLKKFEQDPQTKAIVMVGEIGGNAEEQAAEFIKDNMSKPVVAYIAGKSAPPGKRMGHAGAIIERGKGTFDGKVAALQEVGVQVAALPFEVPGLLKKVL
- a CDS encoding methylmalonyl-CoA mutase, whose protein sequence is MFENDKLEKIQAGEKAYKEKLDKLTQKRPERRPEFKTDSEIVIKPVYSPSDIADFDFEDKLNFPGSYPYTRGVQPNMYRGRHWTMRQYAGFGSAEETNKRFRYLLDQGQTGLSTAFDLPTQIGYDSDHQLAKGEVGKVGVAIDSLLDMETLLDNIPLDKVSTSMTINAPAAILLAMYIAVAEKQGVSQDQIRGTIQNDVIKEYMARGTYILPPEPSMRLITDIFAYCAEHVPNWNTISISGYHIREAGATAVQEIAFTIADGLAYVKAAIDVGLDVDKFAPRLSFFFNAHLNFFEEVAKFRAARRIWAKLMKERFGAENPKSLMLRFHTQTAGVSLTAQQPDVNIMRTAYEALSAVLGGTNSLHTNSRDEALALPSEESVLIALRTQQVIGYEIGVTDTVDPLGGSFFIEKLTNDIEEKALEYIQKIDDMGGAPDAIEFMQKEIHQSAYKYQKEVESGEKVVIGVNKFQMESPPPEGLLKVDPEVGKRQKDKLEKLRSERDNDKVKTMLEDIRKAAHTTDNLLPYFVEAVKAYATLGEICGVLREEFGEYQQQIVF
- a CDS encoding cobalamin B12-binding domain-containing protein, coding for MSEKLRVLVAKPGLDGHDRGAKVIAQALRDAGMEVIYTGLRQTPQQIVEAALQEDVQVVALSCLSGAHLDLFPEVVSGLKAQNASDILVLGGGIIPDDDIPALKESGVDAVFGPGTTTTVIIDYIKEKAKVS
- the mce gene encoding methylmalonyl-CoA epimerase, translating into MIKKIDHIGIAVKDMDASLKFYEEVLGMKAEGTEVVEEQKVKTAFIPTGESEVELLESTSPDGPIAKYIEKKGEGIQHIAYRVDDIEKALEELKAKGVKLIDEKPRRGAGGAKIAFLHPKATFGTLVELCERD